A stretch of the Pseudorasbora parva isolate DD20220531a chromosome 13, ASM2467924v1, whole genome shotgun sequence genome encodes the following:
- the slc17a9a gene encoding voltage-gated purine nucleotide uniporter SLC17A9 produces the protein MDLMATEQKADLFTPPVDSVKTPFRNVCYTSGLKMRLINDNTTTTIWPRPVARTWTLMLLLVTCFLYWSRMAMPICAVTMAKEFGWSKTETGMVLGAFFWGYCFTQVLGGHASDRIGGERVLLLSTSSWAVMTAITPLLANIGPRPLVTMTVTRFLLGVMQGVHYPSLVSVCAQRVTEGERGFSMSTLACGCYLGMMLVGGVGSLMLDWFGWESVFYGAGILAFCWAFCVWKFLFQGPVFSLDSLWISNSMPETSRINWLHLLREPSVWAMIISHLCFSSTYYTLMSWLPTFFKDMFPHAKDWVFNVIPWFVALPTSLFGGAISDHLIRKGCGTSTVRKLMQFFAMGAASLFIFLLCKTSSFVQAVACVSMAVGLSTFNNSGVSVNVHDLAPSCAGALFGVMNTCAAFAGLLMVYMSGYIIEITGSWETVFSVLALVNIIGVFIFIVLGEAKRVDQMDQPQII, from the exons ATGGATTTAATGGCGACTGAGCAAAAAGCGGACCTTTTCACCCCACCTGTGGACTCTGTGAAAACACCTTTCAGAAATGTGTGCTACACGTCCGGGTTAAAGATGAGGCTAATTAACGACAATACAACAACGACAATATGGCCAAG GCCAGTGGCCCGGACCTGGACCCTGATGCTGCTGTTGGTCACATGCTTTCTATACTGGTCACGGATGGCCATGCCTATCTGTGCTGTCACCATGGCGAAAGAATTCGGATGGAGCAAGACTGAGACTGGCATGGTGCTAGGTGCTTTTTTCTGGGGTTACTGTTTTACTCAGGTACTTGGTGGCCATGCCAGTGATAG GATAGGGGGAGAGAGAGTACTGTTGCTCTCCACCTCCTCCTGGGCCGTGATGACAGCTATCACCCCGCTTCTGGCCAACATTGGACCCCGACCTCTTGTTACCATGACAGTAACCAGGTTTTTATTGGGTGTAATGCAAG GGGTTCACTACCCTTCTCTTGTCAGTGTCTGTGCTCAGCGTGtgacagagggagagagaggttTTTCGATGAGCACTCTGGCTTGTGGGTGCTACCTAGG GATGATGCTGGTTGGAGGTGTGGGTTCCCTGATGCTGGACTGGTTTGGATGGGAGAGTGTGTTTTATGGAGCTGGTATCCTTGCTTTTTGCTGGGCCTTTTGTGTATGGAAATTCCTTTTCCAAG GTCCAGTTTTCTCTCTTGACTCGCTGTGGATAAGCAACAGCATGCCTGAAACCTCTAGAATCAACTGGCTGCATCTCCTCAGAGAGCCTAGTGTCTG ggcCATGATCATTTCTCATCTATGCTTTAGTAGCACCTATTACACCCTCATGTCATGGCTACCAACGTTTTTCAAAGACATGTTTCCTCATGCCAAG GATTGGGTGTTTAATGTGATCCCTTGGTTTGTGGCATTGCCCACTTCACTCTTTGGCGGCGCTATCTCTGATCATCTCATTAGGAAAG GCTGTGGGACATCTACTGTAAGGAAATTGATGCAG TTCTTTGCTATGGGAGCAGCCAGTTTGTTCATCTTCCTTCTCTGTAAGACGAGCAGTTTTGTCCAGGCTGTTGCTTGTGTGTCCATGGCTGTTGGCCTGTCCACCTTTAATAATAG TGGGGTGTCCGTGAATGTGCATGACCTGGCACCATCATGCGCAGGAGCCCTGTTTG GGGTTATGAACAcatgtgctgcttttgctg GTTTGCTGATGGTGTACATGTCTGGCTACATCATTGAGATCACAGGTTCCTGGGAGACTGTGTTCTCCGTCCTGGCTCTGGTGAACATTATTGGTGTCTTTATATTCATTGTGCTGGGTGAAGCAAAGCGAGTTGATCAAATGGATCAGCCTcagatcatttaa
- the gid8a gene encoding glucose-induced degradation protein 8-A homolog isoform X1 has protein sequence MCKMMFVVYACHVYHSTSMMSYSEKTEDITKDEWMDKLNNVHIQRADMNRLIMNYLVTEGFKEAAEKFRMESGIEPNVDLDSLDERIKIREMVLKGQIQEAIALINSLHPELLDTNRYLYFHLQQQHLIELIRLRETEAALEFAQSQLAEQGEESRECLTEMERTLALLAFDNPEESPFGDLLNMMQRQKVWSEVNQAVLDYENRESTPKLAKLLKLLLWAQNELDQKKVKYSRMTDLSKGTIEDPK, from the exons ATGTGCAAAATGATGTTTGTTGTTTATGCATGCCATGTCTACCACAGCACATCCATGATGAGTTATTCAGAGAAGACGGAGGATATTACAAAGGACGAATGGATGGATAAACTGAATAATGTGCACATACAGAGGGCGGATATGAACAGGCTTATCATGAACTATCTAGTAACAG AGGGCTTTAAAGAGGCTGCAGAGAAGTTCCGTATGGAATCCGGGATTGAGCCAAACGTGGATCTGGACTCTCTTGATGAGAGGATAAAGATCAGGGAAATGGTTCTGAAAGGTCAGATCCAGGAAGCCATTGCTCTCATTAACAGCCTCCACCCTGAGCTGCTTGACACCAATCGATACCTCTACTTTCACCTTCAG CAGCAGCATCTGATTGAGCTCATCCGTTTGCGGGAGACTGAGGCAGCTCTGGAGTTTGCGCAGTCACAGCTGGCCGAACAGGGAGAGGAGAGCAGAGAATGTCTCACTGAGATGGAGCGGACCCTGGCACTGCTCGCCTTTGACAACCCTGAAGAATCACCATTTGGAGACCTGCTCAACATGATGCAGAGGCAGAAG GTGTGGAGCGAGGTGAACCAGGCTGTTCTAGACTATGAGAACAGAGAATCTACTCCCAAATTAGCAAAGCTGCTGAAGCTTTTACTGTGGGCTCAGAATGAATTGGACCAGAAAAAAGTGAAATACTCCAGAATGACAGACCTTAGCAAGGGCACCATTGAGGACCCCAAATAG
- the gid8a gene encoding glucose-induced degradation protein 8-A homolog isoform X2 yields MMSYSEKTEDITKDEWMDKLNNVHIQRADMNRLIMNYLVTEGFKEAAEKFRMESGIEPNVDLDSLDERIKIREMVLKGQIQEAIALINSLHPELLDTNRYLYFHLQQQHLIELIRLRETEAALEFAQSQLAEQGEESRECLTEMERTLALLAFDNPEESPFGDLLNMMQRQKVWSEVNQAVLDYENRESTPKLAKLLKLLLWAQNELDQKKVKYSRMTDLSKGTIEDPK; encoded by the exons ATGATGAGTTATTCAGAGAAGACGGAGGATATTACAAAGGACGAATGGATGGATAAACTGAATAATGTGCACATACAGAGGGCGGATATGAACAGGCTTATCATGAACTATCTAGTAACAG AGGGCTTTAAAGAGGCTGCAGAGAAGTTCCGTATGGAATCCGGGATTGAGCCAAACGTGGATCTGGACTCTCTTGATGAGAGGATAAAGATCAGGGAAATGGTTCTGAAAGGTCAGATCCAGGAAGCCATTGCTCTCATTAACAGCCTCCACCCTGAGCTGCTTGACACCAATCGATACCTCTACTTTCACCTTCAG CAGCAGCATCTGATTGAGCTCATCCGTTTGCGGGAGACTGAGGCAGCTCTGGAGTTTGCGCAGTCACAGCTGGCCGAACAGGGAGAGGAGAGCAGAGAATGTCTCACTGAGATGGAGCGGACCCTGGCACTGCTCGCCTTTGACAACCCTGAAGAATCACCATTTGGAGACCTGCTCAACATGATGCAGAGGCAGAAG GTGTGGAGCGAGGTGAACCAGGCTGTTCTAGACTATGAGAACAGAGAATCTACTCCCAAATTAGCAAAGCTGCTGAAGCTTTTACTGTGGGCTCAGAATGAATTGGACCAGAAAAAAGTGAAATACTCCAGAATGACAGACCTTAGCAAGGGCACCATTGAGGACCCCAAATAG